One genomic window of uncultured Erythrobacter sp. includes the following:
- the ftsY gene encoding signal recognition particle-docking protein FtsY produces the protein MSENSWSQRLFGGFSKTSDRLSSNLSGIVSTAKLDDATLDDVEDALIISDLGPSAAARIRAKLSEKRFGLQITEQELKEAVAEEIAEILRPVAKPLEVVAFPRPQVILVIGVNGSGKTTTIAKLAHLFTEDDYGVLLAAGDTFRAAAIGQLATWAERAGVDLVRGPEGGDPASIVYDAVKQATDTGIDALIVDTAGRLQNKRELMDELEKIRRVLGRLNEEAPHDVVLVLDATNGQNALSQIDVFKEVAGVTGLIMTKLDGTARGGVLVAAAEQYGLPIHAIGVGEKMEDLRPFDPDLVARVIAGVA, from the coding sequence ATGAGCGAGAACAGCTGGAGCCAGCGCCTCTTCGGAGGGTTCAGCAAGACGTCCGACCGGCTCTCGTCGAACCTCTCGGGTATCGTAAGCACTGCCAAACTCGATGATGCAACGCTCGACGATGTCGAAGACGCGCTGATCATCTCCGACCTTGGCCCGTCCGCCGCGGCGCGCATTCGCGCCAAGCTGTCGGAAAAACGCTTTGGCCTGCAAATCACCGAGCAGGAGCTGAAAGAGGCCGTCGCCGAAGAGATCGCCGAGATCCTACGACCGGTCGCCAAACCGCTCGAAGTGGTCGCCTTCCCTCGCCCGCAAGTGATACTCGTGATCGGCGTCAACGGCTCGGGCAAGACCACCACCATCGCCAAGCTCGCGCATCTTTTTACCGAAGACGATTACGGAGTTCTGCTCGCCGCCGGCGACACGTTCCGCGCCGCAGCCATTGGACAGCTCGCGACATGGGCCGAGCGTGCGGGAGTGGACCTTGTGCGCGGCCCCGAAGGCGGCGACCCGGCCTCGATCGTGTATGACGCGGTCAAGCAGGCAACCGATACCGGGATCGACGCGCTGATCGTCGACACCGCTGGCCGCCTCCAGAACAAGCGCGAGCTGATGGACGAGCTCGAAAAGATCCGCCGCGTTCTCGGGCGTCTGAACGAAGAGGCACCGCATGACGTGGTGCTGGTGCTCGACGCCACGAACGGCCAGAACGCGCTGTCACAGATCGACGTGTTCAAGGAAGTGGCGGGCGTAACCGGGCTGATCATGACCAAGCTGGATGGCACCGCGCGCGGCGGCGTACTCGTCGCAGCAGCCGAACAATACGGCCTGCCGATCCATGCGATCGGCGTCGGTGAGAAAATGGAAGACCTGCGCCCGTTCGACCCCGATCTGGTGGCGCGCGTGATTGCAGGAGTGGCCTGA
- a CDS encoding SET domain-containing protein-lysine N-methyltransferase, whose translation MTTVIEERTAHGRGQGVFALGSFIKGDILYVGVLDGGPISNHSHASQISKTKFGFHKGLSSKFNHSCDPNCGIVLNESGGHNIVAMGDIAAEDEATYDYAMRNYLIEHFPGPCACGQANCRGSITGWKDLPQQRKNDYAGFVAPYLIEMDVELLNLHRMDTS comes from the coding sequence ATGACCACTGTTATCGAGGAGCGAACGGCCCATGGTCGCGGCCAAGGCGTTTTTGCCCTGGGATCATTCATCAAAGGCGACATTCTTTATGTGGGTGTGCTCGATGGCGGACCGATCAGCAACCATTCGCATGCCTCACAAATCAGCAAGACCAAATTCGGATTCCACAAGGGATTGAGCTCCAAGTTCAATCACTCGTGCGATCCGAATTGCGGCATCGTGCTCAATGAATCCGGCGGCCATAACATTGTCGCGATGGGCGACATCGCCGCCGAAGATGAAGCCACATATGACTATGCAATGCGCAACTACCTGATCGAACATTTCCCCGGTCCATGCGCCTGCGGGCAAGCGAACTGCCGCGGCTCGATCACCGGCTGGAAAGATCTGCCTCAGCAACGCAAGAATGACTACGCTGGCTTCGTCGCGCCCTACCTTATCGAGATGGATGTCGAGCTTTTGAACCTTCATAGGATGGACACATCATGA
- a CDS encoding MiaB/RimO family radical SAM methylthiotransferase — MSPEVISLGCRLNIAESERMRAMLADEGDVVVVNSCAVTSEAVRQTRQAIRKARRARPDARLLVTGCAADIEREQLGAMPEVDGLIANQSKLDPRVWNIPATEAPIAPTKTRAFIAVQNGCDHACTFCVIPQGRGVSRSLPIADALREIEQHLDLGAKEVVLTGVDLTSWGHDLPDAPPLGTLVEAILNRFPALARLRLSSLDGIEIDDRLFELFASEPRIMPHLHLSLQHGADLILKRMKRRHLRADAVDLVQRLKAQRPEITVGADLMAGFPTETSEHHAENLSIIRALDIVHGHIFPFSPRPGTPAARMPQLDRAVIKARAAELRAAVAEVRTAWLDSLVGETLPVLAERDGSGYAPNYARVKLPDGTQAGELVAMTVRAVEEGLLR, encoded by the coding sequence ATATCGCCCGAAGTTATCTCCTTGGGATGCAGGCTCAACATCGCCGAAAGCGAGCGCATGCGCGCCATGCTGGCCGATGAAGGCGACGTTGTGGTCGTGAACAGCTGTGCCGTCACAAGCGAAGCCGTGCGGCAGACGCGTCAAGCGATCCGCAAGGCCCGCCGCGCTCGCCCGGACGCGCGCCTGCTGGTGACGGGCTGCGCCGCAGATATTGAGCGCGAACAGCTCGGCGCAATGCCAGAGGTTGACGGACTGATCGCCAACCAGAGCAAACTCGATCCGCGCGTCTGGAACATTCCTGCGACCGAAGCACCGATTGCGCCGACAAAGACCCGCGCCTTTATCGCGGTGCAGAATGGTTGCGATCATGCCTGCACGTTCTGCGTAATCCCGCAGGGGCGCGGTGTGAGCCGCTCACTGCCCATTGCCGATGCTCTGCGTGAGATAGAACAGCATCTCGATCTGGGCGCGAAGGAAGTGGTGCTGACCGGAGTCGATCTGACGTCATGGGGCCACGATCTGCCCGATGCGCCGCCGCTTGGGACACTCGTCGAAGCCATACTGAACCGCTTCCCCGCCCTCGCCCGGCTGCGGCTGTCCTCGCTCGACGGGATCGAGATCGATGATCGGCTGTTCGAGCTGTTCGCCAGCGAGCCTCGCATCATGCCGCACTTGCACCTCTCGCTTCAGCATGGGGCCGACTTGATCCTCAAACGCATGAAACGCCGCCATCTGCGCGCCGATGCGGTGGACCTTGTTCAACGCCTCAAGGCGCAGCGGCCTGAGATTACCGTTGGAGCTGATCTGATGGCAGGCTTTCCGACCGAAACGTCCGAGCACCACGCCGAAAACCTCTCGATCATTCGCGCGCTTGATATCGTGCACGGTCATATCTTCCCCTTCTCCCCCCGCCCCGGCACTCCAGCCGCGCGGATGCCGCAGCTTGATCGCGCCGTGATCAAGGCTCGTGCGGCCGAACTTCGCGCCGCGGTCGCCGAGGTCAGAACCGCATGGCTCGACAGCCTTGTGGGCGAAACCCTGCCCGTCCTCGCCGAGCGCGATGGCAGCGGCTATGCGCCCAACTATGCCCGCGTGAAGCTGCCCGATGGCACTCAAGCAGGCGAATTGGTCGCGATGACCGTGCGCGCAGTTGAGGAAGGCCTGCTTAGATGA
- a CDS encoding inner membrane-spanning protein YciB: MAYEKDQASARTSESKTAQSATGSARAGLNKATKDNARPEPVEGRIETERPSDAKKAGSSWLSVAVDYGPLLVFLAVYRFTAPDEPNPAGELVAIINGTGAFMVAAVAALLISKFRLGKVSPMLWFSTALIVGFGALTIFFGDPVFVQLKPTIIYSVFGVALLVGWRMGKPLLKILLEAAFEGLTDEGWLKLSRNWGFFFLVLAGLNEGLRAYLSFEGWLWAKFWVFLPLTFLFTFTQIPMLLKHGLDVGQEDDVLKDEPPTG, encoded by the coding sequence ATGGCTTACGAAAAAGACCAGGCCAGCGCTCGCACTTCGGAGTCGAAGACGGCGCAAAGCGCCACTGGCTCAGCACGAGCGGGGTTGAACAAAGCCACTAAGGACAACGCTCGTCCTGAGCCTGTCGAAGGGCGAATTGAAACAGAGCGACCATCCGATGCGAAAAAGGCCGGTTCTTCCTGGCTCAGCGTGGCGGTCGACTACGGACCACTGCTGGTGTTCCTCGCGGTCTATCGCTTCACTGCGCCTGACGAGCCCAACCCCGCAGGAGAATTGGTCGCCATCATCAATGGCACCGGCGCGTTCATGGTCGCCGCGGTCGCCGCCCTGCTGATTTCAAAATTCCGGCTCGGTAAAGTCTCACCGATGCTGTGGTTTTCGACCGCACTCATCGTGGGCTTCGGCGCGCTGACGATCTTCTTCGGCGATCCGGTGTTCGTGCAGCTCAAGCCCACGATCATCTATTCCGTGTTCGGCGTCGCGCTGCTGGTCGGATGGCGAATGGGCAAACCGCTGCTCAAGATCCTGCTAGAGGCGGCGTTCGAAGGCCTCACCGACGAAGGCTGGCTAAAACTGTCGCGCAACTGGGGTTTCTTCTTCCTTGTCCTGGCGGGGCTGAACGAAGGCCTGCGCGCCTATCTCAGCTTCGAAGGCTGGCTATGGGCCAAATTCTGGGTGTTCCTGCCCCTGACCTTCCTGTTCACCTTCACACAGATCCCGATGCTGCTGAAGCATGGGCTCGACGTCGGACAGGAGGACGATGTGCTGAAGGACGAACCGCCGACAGGGTGA